The Mesorhizobium sp. B2-8-5 genome segment AGCTCTCGGCCTACGCGCTGGAACAGGTCGCGCATGCGGTAATCGACGGCAAAGGCCCGTTGATGCTCGGCGATCTCGTACCTGGGCTGATCACCAAGGCCGAGGTCGATCTGTTGCGGCGCATCCTCTATGCCTATGGCGGCGACGGCAACATCGCCATCAGCAAGGCCGAGGCGGAGGTCCTGTTCAGGATCAACGACCGGACCGCGGCCGCCGAGAACGATCCGTCCTGGAACGACCTCTTCGTCAAGGCGATCGCCAATTACGTCATGTGCTCGGCCGGCTACGAGCCGCCGACGCGCGAAGTGGCGCTGCGCCACGAGACCTTCCTCGACGAGGCAGGCCCGACGCTTGGCGGTTTCTTCAGCCGGATGGTCTCGGGCGGGTTCGCGGCAATCCTCGAAGCCTACCATTCGCCCGGCGATATCGAGGCGGAATGGGAAGCCAGGAACCGGGCCACCGAAGCGCTTGCCCGCCGCGCCGAGACGATCGATGCGAGCGAGGCCGAATGGCTGGCCGAGCGCGTCGGCGGCGGCCAGCGGCCGCTGCGCGACAACGAGCGCGCACTGCTGACGCTGATCAAGCACGCTTCGCCGGAAATCCACCCGGCGCTGAGGCCGCTGCTCGACAAGGTTGCTTAAGCCTCCGTCGCGCCCGGTCGATGCCGGGCGGCTATCGTCTTACAAAGGATGACGTTGGAATGGCCTTCGGGCCATTGCGGCAACTCGGCCATGCGCTCGAAGCCGGCTTTTTCGTAAAGGCCCGGCGCCTGGAAGTCGTGGCTCGAAACCCATACCCGCCCGACGCCCCGGCTGGCGGCCTCGGCTGTGAAAGCATCGAGCAGCTTCTTGCCGTAGCCGCGGCCTCGATAGGTTTCATCGACCCACATCAATTTGAGTTCGGCGGTTCCTGCCCACGAGTAGCCGGCGGCAATGCCGATCACGCCTCCGGCCTCGTCGCGGATCACGAAGATCAACCCCCGATCATCATCGCAGCCGGTTTTGCGTCGGTTGTCGCCGTTGAGACGTTCCTCGAGGGCAGCCAATTCGATGGGCGACAGATCGTGCTCGGCCTGCAGGCGAGGGACCATCAAATCCCGCCATACCAGTCGTAGCCATTGTCCTCCCAGTAGCCGCCGCGGCCGCCGCCGACATTGGCAAAACTGTCGACCAGCTCGATCTTGTAGATGTATTTGGGCATCTTGTAGCCGAGCTGGCGCTCGACCCGCACGCGAAGCGGCGCGCCGTTCTCGACCGGCAAGGGCTTGCCGTTCAGGCCATAGGCCAGAATCGTCTGTGGATGGCGGGCGTCGATCAGGTCGATGGTGCCGTAATATTTGATGTTGCCGGACAGGCTTTGCTCAATGGTGTCGAGGCAGTGGAACATGACGTAGCGGGCCTGCGGCTTGACCACCGCCTGGTCCAGCACCAACGACAGCGGCGTGCCGGTCCATTTGGCGATGCAGCTCCAGCCTTCGACGCAGTCGTGGCGCGTGATCTGGGTGCGGCTCGGCATGTTCTGGAGCTGCTCGCGAGTCAGCGACAGCGGTTTTTCGACGAGGCCTGAAACCTCCAGGCGCCAGTCGGCGAAATTGTTGGCGAGCAGACCCTTGTAGGTGTCGTCATCGGGCGCCGTGATGCCATTCGGCCGCTGCGGCTGGCGGATATCGGCCTCGGTGAATTCCGGCGCCAGCGCGTCGCGGCCGGCAAGCAGGCGCTGCGCGCGCCAGGTGAGGCCGTTGGCGTTCTCAAGGAAGCTGCGCAGGCCGCCACCGATGCCGAGGCCGCTGTCGAAGGCATCGCAACCCGACAGCGCGATCCCGGACAGTCCGAGGCTGCTGGCGGTCAAGAACTTGCGGCGACTGATTTGGAATTTTGCCATGTCAGGCGCTCCTCTCGCTCGGCTCGGCGTGCTTCGTGGGCGGGTCGGTGCGGTACCAGCCGGTGATGATCGAGCGCAGCTCGTTGATCGGGCCGGCGGCGAGAATCATCAGGATGTGGATGACGAAGAAAAGGACGAGCAGCACCATGACGGTGAAATGGATGGTCCGCGCCGTCTGCCTGCCGCCGAGTATCTCATTCAGCCAGGGCAACACCGAATTCATGCTCGGCGACATGGCCAGGCCGGTGATGATCATCAGCGGCAGCAGCACGAAGAGCACGCCGCCATAGGCCATCTTCTGCAGCGTGTTGTATTCGCGCGTGTGGTGGAATTTCAGCTTCGCGTGATCGACGATGTCGCGCGGCAGCTTGCGCAGGTCCGACACGCGAGGGGCGAGATCGCGACGGATATGGCCGTTGACCAGGCCGGCGATCAGCCAGACGAGCAGCGTTGTGGTCAGGATCCAGGCGAAGAAGAAATGCACGACGCGGGCGGTGCCGAGATCGTAATAGGAGGGAATTGTCGCCCAGGCCGGGAAGGCGCGCGGCGTCTCTTGTCCCGGCGGCCCCGACCAGCCGAGCACGCCCGTGGTGTCGAAGCGATGGCCGAAGATTTCGGTGAAACCGCGCGGTCCGTTGGCGGTATTCTCGGCGCCGATCTGGAGGATGGTGTTGTTGAACTCGAAGCCGGACTGCTTGCCGACATAGAGCTGCGGTCGCGCATTGAAGATCTGCAGACCGGAAAGCAGCATGAAGAACAGCGAGAAAGCCCAGAGCCAATGGGTAAGGCGGGTCCAGCCCGACTGGCGGTAAATGAGCGGCCCATTTTTCGGCACAGGTTTATCGGCCTCTGCTACCGGCTCGTTCCTGGCAATGGCTTCCATCTTCGTCTCCGGCCCTGCACCGCTCACCGCTTACCGGCTTGCGTTCTTCCTCCCAATACGCCGTCAGGCAAAGCGTTGTTTCATGCGATCACGGATTTATTACGGAGAACCCAGGCTGACAGCGAGATTGACCGCCGCGGCAACGATCACCGTGTTGAAGAAAAAGGTCAGGACCGAATGGACGAGCACGACCAGCCGCATCTGCGAGGTGGTGATGGCCGTGTCCGCCGTCTGTGCCGTCATGCCGATGACCGTCGCGAAATAGAGGAAGTCCCAGCCTTCCGGTCTTTTGCCGCCCGGAAAATCGAGGCCGCCGACCGGCATCTTCTTCTGGGTTTTCTCGTCGAGCTCGTCGCCATCCTTCCAATAGACATGCGCATAGTGCAGCGACGCCATAGCGTGGATGGTGAACCAGCCGAGCGGGATCGACAGCATGGCGAAGGCGAGCTGCAGGGGATGAGCGGCATCCTTCTGGTTGATGAGCAGGAACAGCGACACGATGGCGGCGCCGACGACAAAGAGCGTGACGGCGAAGATCAGAAAGACGGGCAGGTCGGTCGCGCGCGCGTTCTTGCTGAGATAGCGCCCGGTAAGGCTGGGCATCAGGGCCAGCACCAGGGCGATATAGCTGGCGAAGAACACATTGGCGCCGATCGAGTAGGGCAGCGGCGCGCGCAGCAACAAGGCAAGCAGCAGCGCGACGATGCCGATGGCCGCGGCGAGGGCGAACTGCATGTGCCGATGCATCGGCGTGTTGAGATCCTCACCCATGGCCCGAGGCCCCTGAAGACGTTGGATCAGTCCGGTGTGACGGATTTCAAAGCCCGCCGCAAGATGCGGTCGAGCTCGCCGAGAAACTGCGAGCGGTCCTTCTGCGTGAAGCTGGCGTTGAACCCCCGGCTCTCGCCGGTTTCGCGCAGATGCTGCTTGAGGTCGCGCATCGCCACCGCCATGCCGATGGTTTCCGGCGTGAAGGGGCGGCCGGTGGGTCCCAGCACATGCGCGCCGAGCGCCACCGTGCGCGCGGCAAGCGGAATGTCGGCCGTCACCACGACATCGTTGGCCTTGGCATTCTCGACGATCCAGTCGTCCGCCGCGTCGGCGCCCTTGGAGACGACGACGTTGCGGACCATCGGATCGCGCGACGGCCGCAGGCCGCCATTGGAGACATAGGTGACGATGACGCCATGGCGCTCCGCGACCTTCTCGACCTCGGCCTTGACCGGGCAGGCGTCGGCATCGACGTAGACAACGGGTGCGGGCATCGTTACTTCCAAACAAACATGGGGCCGGCGTGTCAGCCAGCCCCATGGCAGAAATCGTAGGATTTGTCAGGCCGCCAAGGCGCCCGACTTCTTGGCGGTCCAGGTGGCGATATAGTCCATCAGGCCGGGGCTGAGGCAGTCATAGGGCTCCAGCCCGATCGACTTCAGCTGGGCGCGGATGCCGTCCATGCGGCTCGGATCGACACCGGATTCGATGATCGAGGAGACGAAGGCGGTGAAGCCCGGCGGCGACCAGCCATCCTCCTCGAAGCGCTCGGGATGGATGAAGGACAGGCCCTTGAAGGGATGGTCGCGCTCGACCGGGCCGTACATGTGGACGCCGCAGCTTGTGCAGGCATGGCGCTGGATGAGGGCCGAGGGATCGACCACCTTCAGCTTGTCGCCATTCTCGGTGACGGTGACGTCGCCGCTGCCGGCAACGGCAACCACCGAGAAGATGGCGCCGTCCGGCTTCCAGCATTTGGTGCAGCCGCAGGCGTGGTTGTGGGCGATCTGGCCCTTGACCTTCACCTTCACCGGATTGCTGGTGCACAGGCAGACCAGCGTGCCGCCGGCAAAGCTCGCGCTCTCCCTCGGCAGGCCATTGTCGATCTTCGGATGCAGTTTTTCAGGCATGAGTTCCTCCCTTGTTGAACCTGTGCAACTTCAGTCGCTGGCCATAGGTCGGCGACTTGTTTTTCCTCAGTAAACCACGACGCTGCGGATCGACTTGCCCTCATGCATGAGGTCGAAGCCCTTGTTGATGTCTTCCAGCTTCAGCGTGTGGGTGATCATCGGATCGATCTGGATCTTGCCTTCCATGTACCAGTCGACGATTTTTGGCACGTCGGTGCGGCCGCGCGCGCCGCCGAAGGCGGTGCCCATCCAGCTGCGCCCGGTGACCAGCTGGAACGGCCTGGTCGAGATCTCCTGGCCGGCGCCGGCAACGCCGATGACGACCGACTTGCCCCAGCCGCGATGCGAGGCCTCCAGCGCCTGGCGCATCACCTTGGTGTTGCCGGTGCAGTCGAAGGTGTAGTCGGCGCCGCCGATCTGGTCGGCGCCGCGCTTGGTCAGGTTGACCAGGTAAGGCACGACGTCGCCGTCGATCTCCTTCGGATTGACGAAATGCGTCATGCCGAACTTCTCGCCCCAGGCCTTCTTGTCGTTGTTCAAATCGACGCCGATGATCATGTCGGCGCCGGCAAGGCAAAGTCCCTGGATGACGTTCAAGCCAATGCCGCCGAGGCCGAAGACGACCGCCGTCGCGCCTTGCTCGACCTTGGCGGTGTTGATCACCGCGCCGATGCCGGTCGTCACGCCGCAGCCGATGTAGCAGATCTTGTCGAAGGGGGCGTCGGGATTGACCTTGGCCACCGCGATCTCGGGCAGCACGGTGAAGTTGGAGAAGGTCGAGCAGCCCATATAGTGGAACAGCTTGTCCTTGCCCATCGAGAAGCGCGAGGTGCCGTCGGGCATCAAGCCCTGCCCTTGCGTGGCGCGGATGGCGGTGCACAGATTGGTCTTGCGCGACAGGCACGACGGGCACTGCCGGCATTCGGGCGTATAGAGCGGGATGACATGGTCGCCCTTCTTGACCGAGGTGACGCCCTTGCCGACATCGACGACGATGCCGGCGCCCTCATGGCCGAGGATGGCCGGAAACAGCCCTTCCGGATCGGCGCCCGACAGCGTGAACTCGTCGGTATGGCAGATGCCGGTCGCCTTGACCTCGACCAGCACCTCGCCCTCGCGCGGCCCTTCGAGGTCCACCTCCATGATCTCAAGCGGCTTTCCGGCGGCAACGGCAACGGCGGCACGCGTTTTCATGAGGCACTCCTCCCAAGGCAATCTGTAAGTTTCAGCTAACGGCAAGCTGTTCGTGGGGAATGGCAGCCTGCCATCCGTTCGGCGTCACGGGCAAGCTTAGCGAGTTCCGCGCTGGCGGCCAACGTCTGTTGCGACGTTTTTCGGCGCGGTTCCTGCAATCGGCGCCAGCCGTGGGAGGTGGCCCCGTGGGCACTTGAGACGCGCCGGAATTGTCCATAGAACAGGACCGCTTCGCCGGAGGAACGACATCCGAATGTTCAAGAAAATCCTGATCGCCAATCGCGGCGAGATCGCCTGCCGTGTGATCAAGACGGCGCGAAAGATGGGGATCGCCACCGTCGCGGTCTATTCGGACGCCGACCGCGATGCCGTGCATGTCGAAATGGCCGACGAAGCGGTGCATATCGGACCTTCGCCGGCGGCGCAGAGCTATCTGGTCCCTGAGAAGATCATCTCCGCCTGCAAGGAGACCGGCGCGGAAGCCGTGCATCCGGGTTATGGCTTCCTGTCCGAGCGTGCCTCCTTCTGCGAGGCGCTGGAGAAGGAAGGCATCGTTTTCATCGGACCGAAGCCCAAGGCCATCAAGGCGATGGGCGACAAGATCGAATCGAAGAAGTTCGCCAGCGAGGCCAAGGTCTCGACCGTGCCTGGATGGCTGGGCGTCATCGAAGACGCCGACCATGCCGAAAGGATTGCCGGCGAGATCGGCTATCCGGTGATGATCAAGGCCTCCGCCGGCGGTGGCGGCAAGGGCATGCGCATCGCCTGGAGCAAGGCCGAAGTGCGCGACGGTTTCGACCGGGCGCGTTCGGAAGCGAAAAGCTCCTTTGGCGACGACCGCGTCTTCATCGAGAAGTTCGTCGTCGACCCGCGCCACATCGAGATCCAGGTGCTGGCCGACGCGCATGGCACCGCGCTCTATCTCGGCGAGCGCGAATGCTCGATCCAGCGCCGCAACCAGAAAGTGGTCGAAGAGGCGCCGTCGCCATTCCTCGATGCCAAGACCAGAAAGGCGATGGGCGAGCAGGCGGTGGCACTGGCCAAGGCCGTCGACTACCAGAGCGCCGGCACGGTCGAGTTCATCGTCGACAAGGACAAGAACTTCTATTTCCTTGAAATGAATACGCGGTTGCAGGTCGAGCACCCGGTGACCGAGCTCGTGACCGGCATCGACCTGGTCGAACAGATGATCCGCGTCGCCGCCGGCGAAAAGCTCGACATCAAGCAGAGCGACGTGAAGCTCAACGGCTGGGCGGTGGAAAGCCGCCTTTACGCTGAGGATCCTTTCCGCAACTTCCTGCCCTCGATCGGCCGGCTGACCCGTTACCGGCCGCCGGAGGAGGGCACGTTCGGCGATGTCGTGGTCCGCAACGATACCGGCGTCGCCGAAGGGTCGGAAATTTCGATGTTCTACGACCCCATGGTGGCCAAGCTCTGCACCTGGGCGCCGACCAGGCTTGAGGCGATCGACGCCATGTCGGAGGCGCTGGACAGTTTCGTCGTCGACGGCATCGAACACAACATCCCTTTCCTTTCGGCGCTGATGCAGCACCCGCGCTGGCGCGAGGGGCGGCTGTCGACCGGCTTCATCGCGGAGGAATATCCGGACGGCTTCGCGCCGGTCGAGCCCGATGGCGGGGAGAGGGCGGTGTTTGCCGCCGTTGCAACCGCGATCGAACTGCTGCGCCGCGACCGGCTCGACCGCCTGAGCGGCCGGCTGGCGCCGCATTCCGGCCATCTCAAGCGCGATTGGGTGGCGAAGATCGACGCTGACTATCTTCCGGTCGAAATCGTCGACGGCATGGTTTCCATCCCGATGGAGGTCGATCTGTCGATCGATGGCGGCAGGCCGCTGACCGTCGCTTCGGACTGGCGGCCGGGCGACGCGATCTGGCAGGGCACGGTTGGCGGCAAGAACATCGCCGCCCAGATCCGCCCAATGCTGAACGGTTTGCGCATCGCCTGGAAAGGCATGTCGGTGACGGCTCAAGCCATGCTGCCGCGCACCGCGGAGCTCGAAAGGCTGATGCCGGAAAAGCTGCCGCCCGACACCTCGAAGATGCTGCTCTGCCCGATGCCTGGGCTCGTCGTCTCGATCGCCGTGGCCGAGGGCCAGGAGGTCAAGGCCGGCGAGACGCTGGCCGTGGTCGAGGCCATGAAAATGGAGAACGTGCTGCGCGCCGAACGCGACCTCACCATTGCCAAGCTCAACGCCAAGCCGGGTGACAGCCTGGCGGTCGATGCGGTGATCATGGAGTTCGCCTGAGACGAGGCGATACGGGGCCGCAAGCCTGTGGTCTGTGGGTCGATTGTGCTGGACTGGCATGGCCCCGTCCGGGACAATACATCTGCATGGATTTGAGTCTTTGGGACGGCGCGAAAAAATATGGCGGATGAACGACTTCCTCGCGACCCGTTGCAGCGCGAAGCTGCCGTGAAGGCCGCGCGGCCGGAAGCGCCGGCGCGGACCTTCATCCATCTGCGCGTGCATTCGGCCTATTCGCTGCTGGAAGGCGCCTTGCAGCTTGGCGCGATCGTCGGCCATGCCGTCAAGGACGAGGCGCCGGCGATCGCGGTCACCGACACCAACAATTTGTTCGGGGCGCTCGAATTCGCCCAGAAGGCGGTCAAGGACGGCATCCAGCCGATCATCGGCTGCCAGGTCGATCTCGCCTTTTCCGGCGAGGCGAGCGACGGCCAGCGAGACCGCCGCCGGCATGGACCGGAAATGTCGCCTGTCGTGCTGATCGCCGCCAGCGAGGCCGGCTATGCCAATCTCGTGCGGCTGATCAGCAAGGTCTATCTCGAGACGCCGCCCGGCGAGCCGGTGCACCTGACCAGCACGATGCTGGAAGGCAGAAGCGATGGCCTGATCTGCCTCACCGGCGGGCCGCGGGGCCCGATCGGCACCGCTCTGAAGGCCGACCGGCGCGATCTCGCCGAACAGCGGCTGCTCTTCCTCAAAGACCTGTTCGGCGACAGGCTCTATGTCGAACTGGAACGGGTCGCCGGCTATGACCGCATGGTCGAGAAGTCGACGGTCGACCTTGCCTACACGCATGAACTGCCGCTGGTCGCCACCAACGAGGCATTCTTCTCCAAGCGCGACGACTATGAGGCGCATGACGCTTTGATCGCCATCGCCGAGGGCTCGGTGGTGGCCGCCGACAACCGCCGGCGGCTCGCCGCGGACAATTTCCTGCGCAGCCAGGCCGATATGGCGCGGCTCTTCTCGGACCTGCCGGAAGCGATCGACAACACGGTCGAGATCGCCATGCGCTGCTCCTATTATCCGAAGAACCGCAGCCCGATCCTGCCGCGCTTCACCGGCGCCGACGCCGCAGACAAGGACGCGGCCGAGAAAGCGGAGGCGGCCGAGCTCGCCCGCCAGGCGCGCGAAGGGCTGGAGGCGCGGCTTGCCGCGCACGGGCCGACGCCCGGCTACACGGTCGAGCAATATCGCGAACGGCTCGAATTCGAGCTTGGCATCATCGAGAAGATGAAGTTCCCAGGCTACTTCCTGATCGTTGCCGACTTCATCAAATGGGCGAAGGCGCAAGGCATTCCGGTCGGACCGGGCCGCGGTTCGGGCGCCGGTTCGCTGGTCGCCTATTCAACCACCATCACCGACATCGACCCGCTGCGTTTCTCGCTGCTGTTCGAGCGCTTCCTCAATCCGGACCGGGTGTCGATGCCGGACTTCGACATCGACTTCTGCCAGGACCGGCGCGAGGAGGTGATCCGCTACGTCCAGCAGAAATACGGCCGCGACCAGGTCGGGCAGATCATCACCTTCGGTACGCTGCAGGCGCGCGCCGTGCTGCGCGACGTCGGCCGTGTGCTCCAAATGCCCTACGGCCAGGTCGACAAGCTCTCCAAAATGGTGCCGCAGAACCCGGCCAACCCGGTCAAGCTGGCGGATGCCATCGCCAACGAGCCGCGCTTTGCCGAGGAGGCGGAGAAGGAACCGATCGTGCAGACGCTGCTCGACACGGCGCAGAAGCTCGAAGGCCTTTACCGCCACGCCTCGACGCATGCCGCGGGCATCGTCATCGGCGATCGGCCTTTGTCGGAACTGGTGCCGATGTATCGCGATCCGCGCTCGGACATGCCGGTCACCCAGTTCAACATGAAATATGTCGAGCAGGCCGGCCTGGTGAAGTTCGACTTCCTCGGCCTGAAGACGCTGACCGTGCTGGAGACCGCGGTGAAGCTGATCCGCCGGCGCGGCGTCGACATCGATCTCGCGACGATCCCGCTCGACGACCCAGACACCTACGCCATGCTGTCGCGCGGCGAGGTGGTCGGCGTGTTCCAGGTTGAAAGTGCCGGCATGCGCAAGGCGCTGATCGGCATGCGGCCGGACTGCATCGAGGACATCATCGCGCTGGTGGCGCTCTATCGCCCCGGTCCGATGGAGAACATCCCGACCTACAACGCCAGAAAGCATGGCGAGGAGGAGATGGCCTCGATCCATCCCAAGATCGACCATCTGGTGAAGGAGACCCAAGGCGTCATCGTCTACCAGGAACAGGTGATGCAGATCGCGCAGGAGCTGTCCGGCTATTCGCTCGGCGAAGCCGATCTTTTGCGCCGCGCCATGGGCAAGAAGATCCGCGCCGAGATGGACAAGCAGCGCGAGCGCTTTGTCTCCGGCGCGGTCGAGCGCGGCGTCTCAAAGCCGCAGGCCGATTTCATCTTCGACCTCCTGGCCAAGTTCGCCGACTACGGCTTCAACAAGTCGCACGCGGCGGCCTACGCGGTCGTTTCCTACCAGACCGCCTACCTGAAGGCGCATTACCCGGTCGAGTTCCTTGCGGCGTCGATGACGCTCGACATGAGCAACACCGACAAGCTGGCCGATTTCCGCCAGGACGCCATGCGCCTCGGCATCGAGGTGGTGGCGCCGTCGGTAATGTCGAGTTTCCGCCCCTTCGAGGTTGGCGAAAACAAGATCTTCTATTCCCTTGCGGCGCTGAAGGGCGTCGGCGATGCGGCGGTCGAGCACATCGTCGAGAAGCGTGGCCAGAAGCCGTTCAAGAACCTTGCCGATTTTTGCGAGCGGGTCGATCCGAAGATCGTCGGCAAGCGCGTCTTCGAAAGCCTGATCATGGCAGGCGCGCTCGATTGCTTCGGCCACGATCGCGCGCAGATGATGGCCGGCGTCGAGCGGATGATGGGCCTGGCCTCGCTGGCGCAGCAAAACGCCATCTCCGGCCAGGCCGACATTTTCGGCGCTTCGCTTGGGAGCCAGTCGCAGGCGCTCAACCTGCCCGCGACCGATCCGTGGCTTGCCGCG includes the following:
- a CDS encoding S-(hydroxymethyl)glutathione dehydrogenase/class III alcohol dehydrogenase, which translates into the protein MKTRAAVAVAAGKPLEIMEVDLEGPREGEVLVEVKATGICHTDEFTLSGADPEGLFPAILGHEGAGIVVDVGKGVTSVKKGDHVIPLYTPECRQCPSCLSRKTNLCTAIRATQGQGLMPDGTSRFSMGKDKLFHYMGCSTFSNFTVLPEIAVAKVNPDAPFDKICYIGCGVTTGIGAVINTAKVEQGATAVVFGLGGIGLNVIQGLCLAGADMIIGVDLNNDKKAWGEKFGMTHFVNPKEIDGDVVPYLVNLTKRGADQIGGADYTFDCTGNTKVMRQALEASHRGWGKSVVIGVAGAGQEISTRPFQLVTGRSWMGTAFGGARGRTDVPKIVDWYMEGKIQIDPMITHTLKLEDINKGFDLMHEGKSIRSVVVY
- the gfa gene encoding S-(hydroxymethyl)glutathione synthase, coding for MPEKLHPKIDNGLPRESASFAGGTLVCLCTSNPVKVKVKGQIAHNHACGCTKCWKPDGAIFSVVAVAGSGDVTVTENGDKLKVVDPSALIQRHACTSCGVHMYGPVERDHPFKGLSFIHPERFEEDGWSPPGFTAFVSSIIESGVDPSRMDGIRAQLKSIGLEPYDCLSPGLMDYIATWTAKKSGALAA
- a CDS encoding acetyl/propionyl/methylcrotonyl-CoA carboxylase subunit alpha, with translation MFKKILIANRGEIACRVIKTARKMGIATVAVYSDADRDAVHVEMADEAVHIGPSPAAQSYLVPEKIISACKETGAEAVHPGYGFLSERASFCEALEKEGIVFIGPKPKAIKAMGDKIESKKFASEAKVSTVPGWLGVIEDADHAERIAGEIGYPVMIKASAGGGGKGMRIAWSKAEVRDGFDRARSEAKSSFGDDRVFIEKFVVDPRHIEIQVLADAHGTALYLGERECSIQRRNQKVVEEAPSPFLDAKTRKAMGEQAVALAKAVDYQSAGTVEFIVDKDKNFYFLEMNTRLQVEHPVTELVTGIDLVEQMIRVAAGEKLDIKQSDVKLNGWAVESRLYAEDPFRNFLPSIGRLTRYRPPEEGTFGDVVVRNDTGVAEGSEISMFYDPMVAKLCTWAPTRLEAIDAMSEALDSFVVDGIEHNIPFLSALMQHPRWREGRLSTGFIAEEYPDGFAPVEPDGGERAVFAAVATAIELLRRDRLDRLSGRLAPHSGHLKRDWVAKIDADYLPVEIVDGMVSIPMEVDLSIDGGRPLTVASDWRPGDAIWQGTVGGKNIAAQIRPMLNGLRIAWKGMSVTAQAMLPRTAELERLMPEKLPPDTSKMLLCPMPGLVVSIAVAEGQEVKAGETLAVVEAMKMENVLRAERDLTIAKLNAKPGDSLAVDAVIMEFA
- a CDS encoding cytochrome b/b6 domain-containing protein, which produces MEAIARNEPVAEADKPVPKNGPLIYRQSGWTRLTHWLWAFSLFFMLLSGLQIFNARPQLYVGKQSGFEFNNTILQIGAENTANGPRGFTEIFGHRFDTTGVLGWSGPPGQETPRAFPAWATIPSYYDLGTARVVHFFFAWILTTTLLVWLIAGLVNGHIRRDLAPRVSDLRKLPRDIVDHAKLKFHHTREYNTLQKMAYGGVLFVLLPLMIITGLAMSPSMNSVLPWLNEILGGRQTARTIHFTVMVLLVLFFVIHILMILAAGPINELRSIITGWYRTDPPTKHAEPSERSA
- a CDS encoding DUF1345 domain-containing protein codes for the protein MGEDLNTPMHRHMQFALAAAIGIVALLLALLLRAPLPYSIGANVFFASYIALVLALMPSLTGRYLSKNARATDLPVFLIFAVTLFVVGAAIVSLFLLINQKDAAHPLQLAFAMLSIPLGWFTIHAMASLHYAHVYWKDGDELDEKTQKKMPVGGLDFPGGKRPEGWDFLYFATVIGMTAQTADTAITTSQMRLVVLVHSVLTFFFNTVIVAAAVNLAVSLGSP
- a CDS encoding molybdopterin-binding protein, which codes for MAKFQISRRKFLTASSLGLSGIALSGCDAFDSGLGIGGGLRSFLENANGLTWRAQRLLAGRDALAPEFTEADIRQPQRPNGITAPDDDTYKGLLANNFADWRLEVSGLVEKPLSLTREQLQNMPSRTQITRHDCVEGWSCIAKWTGTPLSLVLDQAVVKPQARYVMFHCLDTIEQSLSGNIKYYGTIDLIDARHPQTILAYGLNGKPLPVENGAPLRVRVERQLGYKMPKYIYKIELVDSFANVGGGRGGYWEDNGYDWYGGI
- a CDS encoding YaiI/YqxD family protein, with product MPAPVVYVDADACPVKAEVEKVAERHGVIVTYVSNGGLRPSRDPMVRNVVVSKGADAADDWIVENAKANDVVVTADIPLAARTVALGAHVLGPTGRPFTPETIGMAVAMRDLKQHLRETGESRGFNASFTQKDRSQFLGELDRILRRALKSVTPD
- the dnaE gene encoding DNA polymerase III subunit alpha, with protein sequence MADERLPRDPLQREAAVKAARPEAPARTFIHLRVHSAYSLLEGALQLGAIVGHAVKDEAPAIAVTDTNNLFGALEFAQKAVKDGIQPIIGCQVDLAFSGEASDGQRDRRRHGPEMSPVVLIAASEAGYANLVRLISKVYLETPPGEPVHLTSTMLEGRSDGLICLTGGPRGPIGTALKADRRDLAEQRLLFLKDLFGDRLYVELERVAGYDRMVEKSTVDLAYTHELPLVATNEAFFSKRDDYEAHDALIAIAEGSVVAADNRRRLAADNFLRSQADMARLFSDLPEAIDNTVEIAMRCSYYPKNRSPILPRFTGADAADKDAAEKAEAAELARQAREGLEARLAAHGPTPGYTVEQYRERLEFELGIIEKMKFPGYFLIVADFIKWAKAQGIPVGPGRGSGAGSLVAYSTTITDIDPLRFSLLFERFLNPDRVSMPDFDIDFCQDRREEVIRYVQQKYGRDQVGQIITFGTLQARAVLRDVGRVLQMPYGQVDKLSKMVPQNPANPVKLADAIANEPRFAEEAEKEPIVQTLLDTAQKLEGLYRHASTHAAGIVIGDRPLSELVPMYRDPRSDMPVTQFNMKYVEQAGLVKFDFLGLKTLTVLETAVKLIRRRGVDIDLATIPLDDPDTYAMLSRGEVVGVFQVESAGMRKALIGMRPDCIEDIIALVALYRPGPMENIPTYNARKHGEEEMASIHPKIDHLVKETQGVIVYQEQVMQIAQELSGYSLGEADLLRRAMGKKIRAEMDKQRERFVSGAVERGVSKPQADFIFDLLAKFADYGFNKSHAAAYAVVSYQTAYLKAHYPVEFLAASMTLDMSNTDKLADFRQDAMRLGIEVVAPSVMSSFRPFEVGENKIFYSLAALKGVGDAAVEHIVEKRGQKPFKNLADFCERVDPKIVGKRVFESLIMAGALDCFGHDRAQMMAGVERMMGLASLAQQNAISGQADIFGASLGSQSQALNLPATDPWLAADRLHREFQVVGFYLSAHPLDEYKAALQKMRVQNWAEFSAAVKRGAAAGRLAGTVTSKQERKTRTGNKMGVVQFSDTTGQYEAVLFSEGLAQYRDMLEPGSSVVIMVAAEDRPEGVNLRINSVQSLDDEASRIQKALRIFVRDDGPSSIIQSQLKQRGDSQVSIIVLKGEAQGEVEIGLGNYRVSPQIASAMRAVQGVVEVELV
- a CDS encoding GNAT family N-acetyltransferase, with translation MVPRLQAEHDLSPIELAALEERLNGDNRRKTGCDDDRGLIFVIRDEAGGVIGIAAGYSWAGTAELKLMWVDETYRGRGYGKKLLDAFTAEAASRGVGRVWVSSHDFQAPGLYEKAGFERMAELPQWPEGHSNVILCKTIAARHRPGATEA